A genome region from Mycobacterium florentinum includes the following:
- a CDS encoding NAD(P)H-dependent flavin oxidoreductase, with amino-acid sequence MWRRFQDLVGVEYPVMQDGMGPSPTTYLAAAVSAAGGLGTVSCPSIVNTSEEFLRKGFRGAIEHVAAHTDRPFAVNVPVGRTPDGELLLVSRTCIDEAISAKRDGGRVGAQLRAIVTSAGFAGEFGSAIRESGLVHMAKVGSVRHALKAAEYGANVIIASGYEMGGHTHAKGVHTMVLAPQVIGALDVPVVVSGGICDGRGLAAVLAMGGAAAAMGTRFIATQEHQWHQAYKQRIVDSQEWDDVVYGGIYAPIRGLRNDAIAALDKARETLAPEAFQAWEEEQIRVAQRDGDVERGLLVAGQVSAAIHDIPTVAELVTRIVAQARELLAASASVLKEPACP; translated from the coding sequence ATGTGGCGCCGATTCCAAGATCTCGTCGGTGTCGAGTATCCGGTGATGCAGGACGGCATGGGCCCCTCGCCCACGACGTACCTGGCGGCCGCCGTTTCGGCGGCCGGCGGGCTGGGCACGGTGAGCTGCCCGAGTATCGTCAACACCTCGGAAGAATTCCTGCGCAAGGGGTTTCGCGGTGCCATCGAGCACGTCGCCGCACACACCGATCGGCCGTTTGCGGTCAACGTGCCAGTAGGCCGCACTCCTGACGGAGAGCTGTTGCTGGTCAGCCGGACCTGTATAGACGAGGCGATATCGGCCAAGCGGGACGGCGGTCGGGTGGGCGCACAGTTGCGCGCGATCGTGACATCGGCGGGTTTCGCCGGCGAGTTCGGATCCGCCATCCGCGAATCCGGCCTGGTGCACATGGCCAAGGTGGGTTCGGTGCGACATGCGCTGAAGGCCGCCGAGTACGGCGCGAACGTCATCATCGCTTCCGGCTACGAAATGGGTGGGCATACCCACGCCAAGGGTGTGCACACAATGGTGTTGGCGCCGCAGGTGATTGGTGCCCTTGATGTCCCGGTCGTGGTCTCCGGCGGCATCTGCGACGGGCGCGGGCTGGCCGCGGTGCTGGCGATGGGCGGAGCCGCGGCGGCGATGGGGACCCGCTTCATCGCCACCCAGGAGCACCAATGGCATCAGGCCTACAAGCAGCGCATCGTCGACTCCCAAGAGTGGGACGACGTTGTCTACGGCGGCATCTACGCGCCGATCCGCGGGTTGCGCAACGACGCGATCGCCGCGCTAGACAAAGCGCGAGAGACCTTGGCGCCAGAGGCGTTTCAGGCTTGGGAAGAAGAACAGATACGGGTGGCCCAGCGCGACGGCGACGTCGAGCGCGGCCTGCTGGTTGCCGGGCAGGTATCCGCGGCGATCCACGACATTCCTACCGTCGCGGAGCTGGTCACGCGCATCGTCGCCCAAGCACGTGAGCTGCTGGCCGCCTCGGCGTCGGTGCTGAAAGAGCCGGCGTGTCCATAA
- a CDS encoding NAD-dependent epimerase/dehydratase family protein, with protein MKTLVIGGSGSTGVPVLEGLLRRGHDVTMLHRGVHEPVGLPDVPHIHADPHFPESLTEAIGDARYDLVLAMYGRVATIAEVFASRCGHLISIGGVPAYRGCLQAAQVHPYGMVLNAREDGPLSDSTEPVPKFAKLIRAAERAVLDRAEAGAYRGTVIRYPAIYGPRNLVPWEWSVMRRVRDGRRRMILPDNGLWIISRCAGRNAAEVVLSAVDHPDTANGQAYNAADDDQFTVRQWAETVADIMGADIEFVGVPREMAPSALIELLPPSGDPHILLDNNKAKRELGYTQVVPARVAMVEAVEWLSANPVTPADYPLYPARFDYDAEDRLIDAYLQAVQWVRDQAPDDAPDVRHPMPHPKTVSVGRDEGGR; from the coding sequence ATGAAGACGCTTGTCATCGGTGGCAGCGGATCCACGGGTGTGCCGGTGCTGGAGGGTCTGCTGCGTCGGGGACACGACGTGACGATGCTGCATCGCGGCGTGCACGAACCCGTCGGGTTGCCCGATGTCCCGCACATCCACGCGGACCCGCACTTCCCCGAATCCCTGACCGAGGCAATCGGTGACGCGCGCTACGACCTGGTGCTGGCGATGTACGGTCGGGTCGCGACCATCGCCGAGGTGTTCGCCAGCCGGTGCGGCCACCTGATCAGCATCGGTGGCGTGCCGGCCTATCGTGGCTGCTTGCAGGCTGCGCAGGTGCACCCCTACGGCATGGTGCTCAACGCCCGCGAGGACGGGCCGCTGTCCGACAGCACTGAGCCGGTGCCGAAGTTCGCCAAGCTGATTCGAGCCGCCGAACGCGCCGTGCTCGACCGGGCCGAAGCCGGGGCGTACCGGGGCACGGTGATCCGCTACCCGGCGATCTATGGTCCCCGCAACCTGGTGCCCTGGGAGTGGTCGGTGATGCGCCGGGTGCGTGACGGCAGGCGCCGGATGATCTTGCCGGACAACGGATTATGGATCATCTCGCGGTGCGCGGGCCGCAATGCGGCCGAAGTGGTGCTCAGCGCGGTGGACCATCCCGACACGGCGAACGGGCAGGCCTACAACGCCGCCGATGACGACCAGTTCACCGTGCGGCAGTGGGCCGAGACCGTCGCCGACATAATGGGTGCCGACATCGAATTCGTCGGGGTCCCGCGCGAGATGGCGCCGTCGGCGCTCATTGAGCTGTTGCCGCCGAGTGGCGATCCGCACATTCTGCTGGACAACAACAAGGCCAAGCGGGAGCTCGGCTATACCCAGGTGGTACCCGCCCGGGTGGCCATGGTGGAGGCGGTCGAGTGGCTGAGCGCCAACCCGGTGACGCCGGCGGATTATCCGTTGTATCCGGCGCGCTTCGACTACGACGCCGAAGACCGGCTCATCGATGCCTATCTGCAGGCGGTGCAGTGGGTGCGGGACCAGGCTCCCGACGACGCGCCCGATGTGCGCCACCCGATGCCGCATCCCAAGACCGTGTCCGTCGGCCGCGACGAAGGCGGCCGGTGA
- a CDS encoding NAD(P)-binding protein, whose product MSESVDEVFDVLVIGAGAGGMAAAARLNRLGYRTLLAESRDRVGGRASTVEIDGFRVNTGALIIETGGENGKLFEDLGLSMGTRLPTQPLVLRLGKRDVPVMNGMPGAVLHGSISLLGIAARRFPRLRPAPGRTLADVTARRGPFLRGLLRNLTSALFAAEPADVEAALLFDYLTKPKALDTYAMHPEGSIGPWRVLADDFERTGGVLWLNSEVRKLTFDDAGRVDGAVVHRDKADVSVAVRAVVSNAGPVATVRMCGEDNLPPGYGERIRTQSAPSTLITVNFASRRPLTTVPGVVFFGPTRRLAYAANLTETCPEMAPPGWHLYAGASTPHPATGPFDEAAEVEMLKADLAEHFPGFETAKILSIQICAGEDWPAQRAIAGRDLPQTTPISNLFNVGDGVREWATAGQSGCVHSARLVVERVASQVPVLAKRVDGVV is encoded by the coding sequence GTGTCTGAAAGCGTTGACGAAGTCTTTGACGTATTGGTGATCGGTGCGGGCGCTGGCGGAATGGCGGCCGCGGCGCGCCTGAACCGCCTTGGATATCGAACCCTGCTGGCGGAGAGCAGGGATCGAGTCGGGGGCCGCGCGTCGACGGTCGAGATCGACGGATTCCGGGTCAACACCGGTGCGTTGATCATCGAGACCGGTGGCGAGAACGGGAAGTTGTTCGAAGACCTGGGGCTATCGATGGGGACCAGGTTGCCGACTCAGCCGCTGGTGTTGCGGTTGGGCAAACGCGACGTCCCGGTGATGAACGGAATGCCCGGCGCGGTATTGCACGGGTCGATATCGCTGTTGGGCATCGCCGCCCGCCGATTTCCTCGGCTGCGACCTGCGCCGGGGCGCACCCTCGCGGACGTGACGGCCCGTCGCGGCCCGTTCTTGCGTGGCCTGCTGCGCAATCTGACCAGCGCCCTGTTCGCGGCCGAGCCCGCCGACGTGGAAGCCGCATTGCTGTTCGACTACCTCACCAAACCGAAGGCCTTGGACACCTACGCGATGCACCCCGAAGGCAGCATCGGCCCGTGGCGCGTGTTGGCCGACGACTTCGAGCGCACCGGCGGGGTGCTGTGGCTGAATAGCGAGGTCAGAAAGCTGACATTCGACGACGCCGGTCGTGTCGACGGCGCGGTCGTGCATCGCGACAAGGCCGACGTGTCCGTCGCGGTGCGCGCCGTGGTCAGCAATGCCGGCCCGGTGGCGACCGTGCGCATGTGCGGCGAGGACAATCTGCCCCCCGGCTATGGGGAACGGATCCGGACGCAGTCGGCCCCGAGCACCCTGATCACGGTGAACTTCGCCAGCAGGCGACCACTCACCACGGTGCCGGGAGTGGTGTTCTTCGGTCCGACCCGGCGCCTGGCCTACGCGGCGAATCTGACCGAGACGTGTCCCGAGATGGCGCCACCGGGATGGCATCTGTACGCCGGCGCCAGCACGCCGCATCCGGCTACCGGCCCCTTCGACGAAGCCGCCGAGGTCGAGATGTTGAAAGCCGATCTCGCCGAACACTTTCCGGGCTTCGAAACGGCGAAGATCTTGTCGATACAAATCTGTGCGGGGGAGGACTGGCCGGCCCAGCGGGCCATCGCCGGTCGTGACCTTCCGCAGACGACCCCGATTTCCAACCTGTTCAACGTCGGCGACGGGGTGCGGGAATGGGCAACGGCGGGCCAGAGTGGTTGCGTGCACTCGGCTCGGTTGGTCGTCGAACGTGTTGCGTCGCAGGTTCCGGTGCTGGCTAAGCGGGTCGACGGTGTGGTTTGA